The Deltaproteobacteria bacterium genome has a segment encoding these proteins:
- a CDS encoding RluA family pseudouridine synthase, with protein sequence MLKKKDLTRKHLPRGLEILYEDRDILVVDKPAGLLTVGTETNKFKTAAYILSDYVRKGCLKSRNRIFVVHRLDQWTSGVLIFAKSEEVRLHLKAQWKGTDKKYVAVVYGHLSTKEGIITSYLAENKAYVVYSTTDVTKGKLAHTAYKVHKETKQFSLLEINLLTGRKNQIRVHMADKGHPIVGDRKYGKAKDGYSRLALHSKLISFKHPTSGKQMTFEANVPDYFNKLIDNIQDRL encoded by the coding sequence ATGCTTAAGAAAAAAGACTTGACCCGTAAACATCTGCCAAGAGGGTTAGAAATACTCTACGAAGATAGAGATATCCTGGTGGTAGATAAGCCTGCGGGGCTATTGACAGTGGGGACGGAGACTAATAAATTCAAGACGGCCGCCTACATTCTTAGCGATTATGTACGCAAAGGCTGTCTTAAGTCGCGAAATCGAATTTTCGTAGTTCATAGGTTGGACCAGTGGACATCCGGCGTATTGATATTTGCGAAAAGTGAAGAAGTTAGGTTACATTTAAAAGCTCAGTGGAAAGGCACGGATAAAAAATATGTTGCGGTGGTCTATGGTCACTTATCCACAAAAGAGGGAATTATTACCTCATACCTGGCGGAGAACAAGGCTTATGTCGTCTATTCCACAACGGATGTTACAAAAGGCAAACTGGCACATACTGCCTATAAAGTGCATAAAGAGACCAAGCAGTTTAGTCTGCTGGAAATTAATCTTTTGACCGGCAGGAAGAATCAGATACGCGTACATATGGCTGATAAGGGACATCCGATCGTAGGAGATCGTAAATATGGAAAAGCCAAGGATGGGTACAGTCGTTTAGCACTTCATTCCAAATTGATTTCCTTCAAACACCCGACCAGCGGCAAGCAGATGACTTTTGAAGCCAACGTGCCGGATT